The Leeia aquatica genome has a window encoding:
- the ccsB gene encoding c-type cytochrome biogenesis protein CcsB: MELSRELPLTPPSRWLDWSGIVFALLVLAGAGLVWARFPMDNYDLGILLLVTPLLMAFGLYWRAMRWVLPLVGALSMLSISLYQGQVARAENVFLLKYVLASQSGIMWMCTLFMFALVIGLASLPLRSAFAASFARGLTWAAVVMGLTGLLVRWHVSYLLLPGNGHIPVSNLYEVFVLFCLIAALVALFYCERYRSPQLLPLALLVVNAAVAFIFWYIFSRGAHDIQPLIPALQSYWMKIHVPANFIGYGAFSLAAMCGLAILLKEPTQTNAWLPDAEVLDEIMYKANAIGFFFFTIATILGALWAAEAWGGYWSWDPKETWALIVWLNYAAWLHMRLVKGLRGPILAWWSLVGLLVVTFAFVGVNTYLSGLHSYGKL, encoded by the coding sequence ATGGAACTCAGCCGTGAACTGCCGCTGACGCCTCCCAGCCGCTGGCTGGACTGGAGCGGCATTGTATTTGCCCTGCTGGTGCTGGCAGGGGCAGGCTTGGTGTGGGCACGCTTTCCGATGGACAACTACGATCTGGGCATCCTGCTGCTGGTCACGCCGCTGTTGATGGCGTTTGGCCTGTACTGGCGTGCCATGCGCTGGGTGCTGCCGCTGGTGGGCGCGCTGAGCATGCTGTCGATCAGCCTGTATCAAGGCCAGGTGGCGCGGGCCGAAAACGTCTTCCTGCTCAAATACGTCCTGGCCAGCCAGAGCGGCATCATGTGGATGTGCACGCTGTTCATGTTCGCGCTGGTCATCGGTCTGGCCAGCCTGCCCTTGCGCTCGGCCTTTGCTGCCTCCTTCGCGCGCGGCCTGACCTGGGCTGCCGTGGTGATGGGCTTGACCGGCCTCTTGGTGCGCTGGCATGTCAGCTACCTGCTGCTGCCGGGCAATGGGCATATCCCGGTCAGCAACCTGTATGAAGTCTTCGTGCTGTTCTGCCTGATCGCGGCACTGGTGGCCTTGTTCTACTGCGAACGCTACCGCAGCCCGCAACTGCTGCCGCTCGCCTTGCTGGTGGTCAATGCCGCTGTGGCCTTCATCTTCTGGTACATCTTCAGCCGTGGTGCGCATGACATCCAGCCGCTGATCCCGGCCTTGCAGTCCTACTGGATGAAAATCCACGTCCCGGCCAACTTCATTGGCTATGGCGCCTTCTCGCTGGCCGCCATGTGCGGGCTGGCCATCTTGCTGAAAGAGCCCACCCAAACCAACGCCTGGCTGCCGGATGCCGAGGTGCTGGACGAAATCATGTACAAGGCCAACGCCATCGGCTTCTTCTTCTTCACCATCGCCACCATTTTGGGCGCGCTGTGGGCGGCAGAAGCCTGGGGTGGCTACTGGTCGTGGGACCCGAAGGAAACCTGGGCACTGATCGTATGGCTGAATTACGCCGCCTGGCTGCACATGCGGCTGGTGAAAGGCCTGCGTGGCCCAATCCTGGCCTGGTGGTCTTTGGTCGGTTTGCTGGTGGTGACCTTTGCCTTTGTCGGCGTCAACACCTACCTGAGCGGCCTGCATTCTTACGGCAAGCTGTAG
- a CDS encoding c-type cytochrome: protein MKRFALLLASCLALSALNAQASMDLAKKHNCMACHAIDKKVVGPAFKDVAAKYKGVKDAETTLINKVKKGGSGVWGPVPMPANSPQVSDADIKALVKWVLTQK from the coding sequence ATGAAACGTTTTGCACTGCTGTTGGCGTCCTGTCTGGCCTTGAGCGCACTGAACGCGCAAGCCAGCATGGATCTGGCCAAGAAGCATAACTGCATGGCCTGTCACGCGATCGACAAGAAAGTGGTCGGTCCGGCATTCAAGGATGTGGCTGCCAAGTACAAGGGTGTCAAGGACGCGGAAACCACCCTGATCAACAAGGTGAAGAAGGGCGGCTCCGGCGTCTGGGGTCCGGTACCGATGCCGGCCAATTCGCCGCAGGTGTCGGATGCCGACATCAAGGCCCTGGTCAAATGGGTACTGACCCAGAAATAA
- a CDS encoding gamma carbonic anhydrase family protein: MPIAPFQQHLPQLAEGCYLHDSSQLIGDVQLGEHSSVWCNAVLRGDVNRIRVGRNSNIQDLAMCHVSHKTPDKPEGSPLVIGDHVTVGHSVILHGCRIGNDVLVGMGSIVMDDAVVEDQVMIGAGSLVPPGKTLRSGWLYIGRPVQAVRELTTQEIAYLRYSAEHYVRVKNQYLAQAEQPK; encoded by the coding sequence ATGCCGATCGCCCCTTTTCAGCAACACTTGCCGCAACTGGCCGAGGGCTGTTACCTGCACGACAGCAGTCAGCTGATCGGTGATGTCCAGCTGGGCGAGCACAGCTCAGTCTGGTGCAACGCGGTACTGCGTGGCGACGTGAACCGGATCCGCGTCGGCCGCAACAGCAATATCCAGGACCTGGCCATGTGCCATGTCTCTCATAAGACGCCGGACAAGCCCGAGGGTTCACCGCTGGTCATTGGCGACCATGTCACCGTGGGCCACAGTGTCATCCTGCATGGCTGCCGCATTGGCAACGATGTACTGGTGGGGATGGGCAGCATCGTGATGGACGATGCGGTGGTGGAAGATCAAGTGATGATTGGCGCCGGCAGCCTGGTACCGCCGGGCAAGACCTTGCGCAGCGGCTGGCTGTATATCGGACGCCCGGTGCAGGCGGTACGCGAGCTGACCACGCAGGAGATCGCCTACCTGCGTTATTCGGCCGAACACTATGTGCGTGTGAAAAATCAGTATCTGGCGCAGGCGGAACAGCCGAAATAA
- a CDS encoding SH3 domain-containing protein: MSLLMACLCGAAAAAGAVVQGAVNANVRSGSSEHARIIRSLPPGTVLEVLQTGDSFTQIKAPDGTTGWVLNRLLKLDAAAPTSAASAPVVASVAPPTTVTELQTVQQQLKLAQQEIRRLQVQASQTPAKPASTLVMDPLPVQLNPIVWLVLVLGAFVLGVLLGILWLEHRYRKKLHGLRI, from the coding sequence ATGAGCCTGCTCATGGCCTGCCTGTGTGGCGCAGCCGCGGCTGCAGGCGCAGTGGTGCAAGGGGCGGTGAATGCCAATGTCCGGAGTGGTAGTTCCGAGCATGCCCGCATTATCCGGTCCTTGCCGCCAGGTACCGTGCTGGAAGTGTTGCAAACGGGCGACAGTTTTACCCAGATCAAGGCCCCGGATGGTACCACGGGCTGGGTGTTGAACCGCCTGCTGAAGCTTGATGCGGCCGCCCCGACCAGCGCGGCATCTGCGCCGGTGGTGGCAAGTGTGGCGCCCCCGACGACGGTGACCGAGCTGCAGACGGTACAGCAGCAACTGAAGCTTGCGCAGCAGGAGATACGGCGATTGCAGGTGCAAGCCAGCCAGACGCCGGCCAAACCGGCGTCGACGCTGGTGATGGACCCGTTGCCCGTGCAACTGAACCCGATTGTCTGGCTGGTGCTGGTATTGGGCGCATTCGTGCTGGGGGTGCTATTGGGTATCCTCTGGCTGGAACATCGTTACAGAAAGAAATTGCATGGTTTACGCATTTAG
- the yihA gene encoding ribosome biogenesis GTP-binding protein YihA/YsxC, with the protein MPSLQQLHFFTTVNDLRSLPQTVAEVAFAGRSNAGKSSAINTLARHTRLAFTSKTPGRTQHINYFEVSDNRFVVDLPGYGYAQVPTAVRRHWEVLLSQYLQTRETLRGLVVIMDSRHPLKELDWQMLDWFAVTGKPIHILLTKYDKLTKLEAAKQLAMVKAAVEDRPMISVQLFSSLKKLGVDEAEKQILSWLYDDEMENSAEA; encoded by the coding sequence ATGCCCAGTTTGCAACAACTCCATTTCTTCACCACCGTCAATGATTTGCGCTCTTTGCCACAAACCGTGGCCGAGGTTGCCTTTGCCGGCCGATCCAACGCGGGTAAATCCAGCGCCATCAACACGCTGGCGCGGCATACCCGGCTGGCCTTTACCAGTAAAACGCCAGGCCGTACGCAGCATATCAACTATTTTGAGGTGAGTGACAACCGATTTGTAGTGGATTTGCCCGGATATGGCTATGCGCAGGTGCCAACCGCCGTGCGGCGGCACTGGGAGGTGCTGCTCAGCCAGTATCTGCAGACGCGGGAGACTCTGCGCGGGCTGGTGGTGATCATGGATTCGCGCCACCCGCTGAAGGAGCTGGACTGGCAGATGCTGGACTGGTTTGCGGTGACCGGCAAGCCGATCCATATCCTGCTCACCAAGTACGACAAGCTCACCAAGCTGGAAGCCGCCAAGCAATTGGCCATGGTCAAGGCCGCGGTGGAAGACCGCCCCATGATCAGTGTGCAGCTGTTCTCCAGCTTGAAAAAGCTGGGGGTGGACGAGGCGGAGAAGCAGATCCTGAGCTGGTTGTATGACGACGAGATGGAAAATTCAGCGGAGGCGTGA
- a CDS encoding DUF4124 domain-containing protein → MVYAFSRKHIAAGLLALLCGGLAQAQVYSWIDPATGKKIYSDQPPPPNVKNATSKDYKPNVVSTSELPFSVQDAVKRNPVTLYANACDICKQGQQLLEKRGIPHSRKNPESDAAASAELKKRIGSQEVPVLLVGEKVLKGFDEASWNAALDAAGYPRTSMKGLPGTQPKAATPPPAAAPQPGKAGTPAAGGTGGGSSSSGGNAPAGGGSGTPAKSGSSGTPAPVQPPAPGSPQ, encoded by the coding sequence ATGGTTTACGCATTTAGTCGCAAACATATTGCCGCTGGCCTTTTGGCCCTGCTATGCGGTGGACTGGCCCAGGCCCAGGTGTATTCCTGGATTGACCCGGCGACGGGCAAGAAGATCTATTCCGATCAGCCGCCGCCGCCGAATGTCAAAAATGCAACCAGCAAGGACTACAAGCCCAATGTGGTGTCCACCAGCGAGCTGCCATTTTCGGTGCAGGATGCCGTCAAGCGTAACCCGGTCACGCTGTATGCCAATGCTTGCGATATCTGCAAGCAGGGCCAGCAATTGCTGGAAAAGCGAGGCATCCCGCACAGCCGCAAGAATCCGGAGAGTGACGCAGCAGCCTCGGCTGAACTGAAGAAGCGCATCGGTTCGCAAGAGGTGCCGGTATTGCTGGTGGGCGAGAAAGTGCTCAAGGGTTTTGATGAAGCATCCTGGAATGCGGCGCTGGATGCTGCGGGCTATCCCCGCACCAGCATGAAGGGTCTGCCGGGTACTCAGCCCAAGGCTGCAACACCCCCTCCCGCCGCGGCACCGCAGCCGGGCAAGGCGGGAACCCCGGCTGCAGGCGGAACCGGAGGCGGCTCCTCAAGCAGTGGCGGCAATGCGCCCGCGGGAGGCGGTTCGGGTACGCCGGCTAAGTCGGGAAGCTCCGGGACACCTGCGCCAGTACAGCCACCGGCACCGGGTTCACCACAATAA
- a CDS encoding cytochrome c biogenesis protein ResB, giving the protein MRKPSLLRDAYDTLSSMRFAISLLVILALAAIIGTVLKQNESYTGYLVELGPYWFEAFRRLGLYDVYGSGWFMTILGFLVVSTTLCIYRHTPQFVQDMRSFREHTTLKSLRLFKHHTPLDTPLTEAEQQPLLQRYLQGKGYRFRVADNRHTQEPHTLLAAKTGTWQRAGYFAAHLAIVMICLAALMDGSLSLRLQQWFNGKQAETRDLPVSQLSAASRLDDSNRSFRGNVSIAEGEQTDVVFLTQDNGFYAQTLPFTLELKRFQVEHYPTGQPKLFASDIVVTRKDTGEKIIGRTEVNKPVIVDGVAIYQASFSDGGSALDFQLWPLAQPGAPVLKGKGTSLRSQQLTIAGKPYTLEFQEFRLFNIEDFSNSQTKPKAKTTADQLQAEMADALKETRDRALRNVGPSITFRLRDAAGQAREFQNYMQPIQLEGASYFISAMRTDVGGAQQFFRFPADTDGTLTGYMTLRQRLLDPANRDALTERVARATLGNGVQTSPAQQQFQAATQRMLESFARSGFAGMDEQLRKSVPEAKRSEVAQLYLRIMRAAAMEAFLQDKPEGYTPTETDGRFVIDSMVSISISKDYGMPYLLQLEGFQQRQASGFQIARAPFRPLVYLGCLLLVLGVFAMFYLSERRIWLVCRDGKVEFSMAGNRQTLQFEAEYRQHQTALATLLRSPTQGA; this is encoded by the coding sequence GTGCGTAAACCCTCCCTGTTGCGTGACGCCTATGACACCCTGAGCTCGATGCGTTTTGCCATCAGCCTGCTGGTGATCCTGGCGCTGGCAGCCATCATCGGCACGGTACTCAAGCAGAACGAATCCTATACCGGCTATCTGGTTGAGCTTGGCCCTTACTGGTTTGAGGCCTTCCGCCGCCTGGGCCTGTACGATGTCTATGGCAGTGGCTGGTTCATGACCATCCTCGGCTTTCTGGTGGTATCGACCACCCTGTGCATCTATCGTCATACCCCGCAATTTGTGCAGGACATGCGCAGCTTCCGCGAACACACCACCCTGAAGTCGTTACGCCTGTTCAAGCACCACACCCCACTGGACACGCCGCTGACCGAGGCCGAGCAGCAGCCGCTGCTGCAGCGCTACCTGCAAGGCAAGGGCTACCGCTTCAGGGTGGCCGACAACCGCCACACCCAGGAACCGCATACCCTGCTGGCTGCCAAGACGGGCACCTGGCAACGCGCAGGCTATTTTGCGGCGCATCTGGCCATTGTGATGATCTGTCTGGCCGCGCTGATGGACGGCAGCCTGTCGCTGCGACTGCAGCAATGGTTTAACGGCAAACAAGCGGAAACCCGTGATTTGCCGGTCAGCCAATTGTCTGCCGCCAGCCGCCTGGATGACAGTAACCGCTCCTTCCGCGGCAATGTCAGTATCGCGGAAGGCGAACAAACCGACGTGGTGTTCCTCACCCAGGACAACGGCTTCTATGCCCAGACCCTGCCGTTCACGCTGGAGCTGAAGCGCTTTCAGGTCGAGCATTACCCCACCGGGCAGCCCAAGTTGTTTGCCAGCGATATCGTGGTGACCCGCAAGGACACCGGCGAAAAAATCATCGGCCGCACCGAAGTAAACAAGCCGGTGATCGTGGATGGTGTGGCCATCTATCAGGCCAGCTTCAGCGACGGTGGCTCGGCACTGGACTTCCAGCTGTGGCCGCTGGCGCAGCCCGGCGCACCGGTCCTCAAAGGCAAGGGCACCTCCTTGCGCAGCCAGCAGCTGACCATCGCCGGCAAGCCCTATACGCTGGAATTCCAGGAATTCCGCCTGTTCAACATCGAGGATTTCAGCAACAGCCAGACCAAGCCCAAAGCCAAAACCACGGCAGACCAGCTGCAGGCCGAGATGGCCGATGCCCTGAAGGAAACCCGCGACCGTGCCTTGCGCAACGTGGGGCCCAGCATCACCTTCCGCCTGCGAGATGCCGCCGGCCAGGCGCGGGAATTCCAGAACTACATGCAGCCGATCCAGCTCGAAGGCGCCAGTTACTTCATCAGCGCCATGCGTACGGATGTCGGCGGTGCCCAGCAGTTTTTCCGCTTCCCGGCCGATACCGACGGCACGCTCACCGGCTATATGACACTGCGGCAGCGCCTGCTGGACCCGGCCAACCGTGATGCCCTGACCGAGCGGGTAGCGCGTGCCACGCTGGGCAATGGCGTACAGACCAGCCCGGCTCAGCAGCAATTTCAGGCCGCGACCCAGCGCATGCTGGAGAGCTTTGCCCGTAGCGGCTTTGCCGGTATGGATGAGCAGCTGCGCAAGAGCGTGCCGGAAGCCAAGCGAAGCGAAGTGGCCCAGCTTTATCTGCGCATCATGCGGGCTGCCGCCATGGAGGCCTTCTTGCAGGACAAACCGGAAGGCTACACCCCCACAGAGACCGATGGCCGCTTTGTCATCGACAGCATGGTGTCCATCAGCATCAGCAAGGACTACGGCATGCCCTACCTGCTGCAGCTGGAAGGCTTCCAGCAGCGGCAGGCCAGTGGTTTCCAGATTGCACGCGCGCCATTCCGCCCATTGGTGTATCTGGGCTGCCTGCTGCTGGTACTGGGCGTATTCGCCATGTTCTACCTGAGCGAGCGCCGCATCTGGCTGGTGTGTCGGGATGGCAAGGTAGAATTCAGCATGGCGGGCAATCGCCAGACCCTGCAGTTTGAAGCAGAATATCGGCAACACCAGACTGCGCTTGCCACCCTGTTGCGCAGCCCTACGCAAGGAGCCTGA
- the tpx gene encoding thiol peroxidase, whose amino-acid sequence MATVMLKGEPVNVGGTFPREGDTAKSFMLVDKNLNDVSLSMYYGKRKVLNIVPSLDTSTCIASARRFNELASSLPNTVVLVISADTPFAQARACATEGLDNVVTLSSMRGRDFFKDYGVMITDVPLSGLMARAVVVLDEEDKVLHAELVSDITSEPNYAAALQVLLPKAEA is encoded by the coding sequence ATGGCAACCGTGATGCTGAAAGGCGAACCGGTCAATGTAGGCGGCACCTTCCCCCGTGAAGGCGACACCGCCAAGAGCTTCATGCTGGTGGACAAGAACCTGAACGATGTCTCTCTGTCGATGTATTACGGCAAGCGCAAGGTACTGAACATTGTGCCCAGCCTGGATACGTCGACCTGCATCGCCTCGGCGCGCCGCTTCAATGAGTTGGCTTCCAGCCTGCCCAACACCGTGGTGCTGGTGATTTCGGCGGACACCCCCTTTGCCCAGGCGCGTGCCTGCGCCACCGAGGGGCTGGACAACGTGGTCACCCTCTCCTCCATGCGGGGTCGCGATTTCTTCAAGGACTACGGTGTGATGATCACCGATGTACCCTTGTCGGGCCTGATGGCGCGTGCGGTGGTCGTGCTGGATGAAGAGGACAAGGTGCTGCACGCCGAACTGGTGAGCGACATCACCAGCGAACCCAACTACGCCGCCGCACTGCAGGTGCTGCTCCCCAAAGCTGAAGCCTGA
- a CDS encoding M3 family metallopeptidase has translation MNPLLDFADLPRFTAIRPEHVTPAMDTLLADAQRTVDQLLADPQAQGWQAFVEPLDAALEPLSRAWGVVGHLNSVMNTPELREVYEHNLPRLTQFYTALGQNLALFERYKALATSDEYASLSPAQQRLIEHELRDFRLSGAELPDTEKQRFAAIQEELAELSNQFSNHLLDATDAWSRLITDVEELAGIPPEVLAMFQHAAEAEGQTGYRLTLQMPFYLPVMQYADNRALRESVYQAYVTRASEFGPAEWDNQPLIDRLLQLRQEEAQLLGFAHYAELSLATKMAESPAEVAHFLRDLAQRAKPFAAQDMVELRQFAAERLDLHDLQMWDVPYVSEKLRQDRYAFSEQEVRRYLPEHNVLEGLFGLIDRLFAIRVEPAEAEVWHPSVRFFTLRNHAGEQVGQFYLDLYARNAKQGGAWMDDARSRSERDGKLQTPVAYLVCNFPAPVGDEPACFSFDEVTTLFHECGHGLHHLLTQVSVRGVSGIHGVEWDAVELPSQFMENFCWEWQVLQPMTRHVDTGESLPRALFDRMVAARNFQSGMQMVRQLEFSLFDMAIHEGFLPSAGQSVQSLLDQVRQEVAVAIPPAYNRFPNSFSHIFGGGYAAGYYSYKWAEVLSADAFAAFEEEGVLNPVTGQRFRDQILAVGGSRPAMASFVAFRGRAPQVDALLRHNGLQPH, from the coding sequence ATGAACCCCTTGCTGGATTTTGCCGACCTGCCCCGTTTTACCGCCATTCGCCCCGAGCACGTGACGCCCGCCATGGATACCTTGCTGGCGGATGCCCAGCGCACGGTGGACCAGCTGCTGGCAGACCCGCAGGCCCAGGGCTGGCAGGCCTTCGTCGAGCCGCTCGACGCCGCACTGGAGCCGCTGTCGCGCGCTTGGGGCGTGGTCGGCCACCTGAACAGTGTGATGAATACACCGGAGTTGCGTGAGGTCTATGAGCATAACCTGCCACGGCTGACCCAGTTCTATACCGCTTTGGGGCAGAATCTGGCACTGTTCGAGCGCTACAAGGCGCTGGCGACGTCTGATGAGTACGCCAGCCTGAGCCCGGCCCAGCAGCGCCTGATTGAGCACGAGCTGCGGGATTTCCGCTTGTCCGGGGCCGAGCTGCCGGACACGGAGAAGCAACGCTTTGCGGCCATTCAGGAAGAACTGGCCGAACTCTCCAACCAGTTTTCCAACCACCTGCTGGACGCTACCGACGCCTGGAGCCGCCTGATTACCGATGTGGAGGAACTGGCCGGGATTCCGCCTGAGGTGCTGGCCATGTTTCAGCACGCGGCGGAAGCCGAAGGGCAGACCGGCTACCGGCTGACCTTGCAGATGCCGTTCTACCTGCCGGTGATGCAGTATGCCGATAATCGTGCGTTGCGTGAGTCGGTCTACCAAGCCTATGTCACCCGTGCCTCGGAATTCGGCCCGGCCGAATGGGATAACCAGCCGCTGATCGACCGCTTGCTGCAGTTGCGGCAAGAAGAGGCCCAGCTGCTGGGGTTTGCGCACTATGCCGAGTTGTCGCTGGCCACCAAGATGGCCGAGAGCCCGGCGGAAGTGGCGCATTTCCTGCGTGATCTGGCACAGCGCGCCAAGCCATTCGCCGCGCAGGACATGGTGGAGCTGCGCCAGTTTGCTGCCGAGCGCCTGGATCTGCATGACCTGCAGATGTGGGATGTGCCCTATGTGTCGGAAAAGCTGCGGCAGGACCGCTATGCCTTCTCCGAGCAAGAGGTGCGCCGCTACCTGCCCGAGCACAATGTGCTGGAGGGGCTGTTTGGCTTGATCGACCGCCTGTTCGCCATTCGGGTAGAGCCTGCCGAGGCCGAGGTCTGGCACCCCAGCGTCCGTTTCTTTACCTTGCGCAACCATGCTGGCGAGCAGGTGGGGCAGTTCTACCTGGACCTGTATGCCCGCAATGCCAAGCAAGGTGGCGCGTGGATGGACGATGCCCGTAGCCGTAGCGAGCGTGACGGCAAACTGCAGACGCCAGTAGCGTATCTGGTGTGCAATTTCCCGGCGCCGGTGGGGGATGAGCCCGCCTGCTTCAGCTTTGATGAAGTGACCACCCTGTTCCATGAGTGCGGCCACGGCTTGCATCACCTGCTCACGCAGGTGTCGGTGCGTGGGGTGTCCGGCATCCATGGTGTGGAGTGGGATGCGGTGGAGTTGCCCAGCCAGTTCATGGAAAACTTTTGTTGGGAATGGCAGGTATTGCAGCCGATGACCCGTCACGTTGACACTGGCGAATCGCTGCCGCGTGCCTTGTTTGACCGCATGGTGGCCGCACGCAATTTCCAGAGCGGCATGCAGATGGTGCGGCAGCTGGAGTTTTCGCTGTTTGACATGGCCATCCATGAAGGCTTTCTGCCCAGCGCTGGCCAGTCGGTACAATCGCTGCTGGATCAGGTGCGGCAGGAAGTGGCGGTTGCCATCCCGCCGGCTTATAACCGCTTCCCCAACAGCTTTTCCCACATTTTTGGTGGCGGATATGCGGCGGGGTATTACAGTTATAAATGGGCCGAGGTGCTGTCTGCTGATGCATTTGCGGCCTTTGAGGAGGAGGGGGTGCTCAACCCGGTGACCGGGCAGCGTTTCCGTGACCAGATTCTGGCGGTGGGCGGCAGTCGCCCGGCGATGGCGTCGTTCGTGGCCTTTCGGGGGCGGGCGCCGCAAGTGGATGCCTTGCTCAGGCACAACGGCCTGCAGCCGCACTGA
- a CDS encoding DUF3426 domain-containing protein, which translates to MPDEVKAEPEPHEAPESVAETHPEDEAPTAEAEAEVVPEAVVTTPPVDLLNLLDPQRPRDRWRPLWALLSLLALTGLIGQAGWLYREPLYKALPFTRSIWPPLCAQLGCKPPLLRDADVLRIDNVVLEAQPGRPDLVHWSLELSNKADYPVAMPLLELSLTNTQNEVVARRVLTPQQYAPQLPGHATLSAGSAMAIQQWLKLDGVTATGYKVDVAYQQP; encoded by the coding sequence GTGCCTGACGAGGTCAAGGCTGAACCTGAACCACATGAGGCACCTGAATCCGTGGCGGAGACCCACCCGGAGGACGAAGCGCCAACGGCTGAAGCCGAGGCCGAGGTTGTCCCTGAAGCCGTGGTCACCACGCCGCCGGTGGACTTGTTGAACCTGCTGGACCCGCAGCGCCCGCGTGACCGCTGGCGACCACTGTGGGCCTTGCTCAGCCTGTTGGCCTTAACGGGGCTGATCGGTCAGGCAGGATGGCTGTACCGCGAGCCGTTGTACAAGGCACTGCCGTTCACCCGCAGCATCTGGCCGCCGCTGTGCGCGCAATTGGGCTGCAAACCGCCCCTGCTGCGGGACGCCGACGTCCTGCGCATCGACAATGTGGTGCTGGAGGCACAACCCGGCCGGCCGGATCTGGTGCATTGGTCGCTGGAGCTCTCCAACAAGGCGGATTACCCGGTCGCCATGCCGTTGCTGGAGCTGAGCTTGACCAATACGCAGAATGAAGTGGTGGCGCGCCGTGTCCTCACGCCACAGCAGTACGCACCACAGCTGCCGGGGCATGCCACCCTGTCAGCGGGCAGCGCCATGGCCATTCAGCAGTGGCTGAAGCTCGATGGGGTAACCGCAACCGGTTACAAGGTGGATGTGGCCTACCAGCAGCCATGA
- a CDS encoding DUF3025 domain-containing protein, with protein MSAWQGSVSRCQDWPGLDWLNHHAMLQDLRNQRGIPLRFVQQDAPLSALAFEQQINQCGTIPCRTRHWHDWFNALIWLRFPLSKAILNQLHIQAGDSARQRGRLRDALTLFDECGIIIRYRDPILARALQQHQWHEVWWQQRQQASTQLDYTLFGHAEYEKGLAPFRGWTAKALYLPDSPLPLDQQLAAALRDGALSSPRDLKPLPVLGVPGWHAGQDEAFYQDQDYFRPLRQPHPAPDARLGLKTKQAATAA; from the coding sequence TTGTCCGCTTGGCAAGGCAGTGTGTCACGCTGCCAAGACTGGCCGGGGCTGGACTGGCTCAACCATCACGCCATGCTGCAAGACTTGCGTAATCAGCGTGGCATTCCACTGCGCTTTGTACAGCAAGATGCGCCACTGTCCGCGCTGGCCTTCGAGCAGCAGATCAACCAGTGCGGTACCATCCCTTGCCGCACCCGCCACTGGCATGACTGGTTCAATGCCCTGATCTGGCTACGCTTCCCACTGAGCAAAGCCATACTGAACCAGCTGCACATCCAGGCGGGAGATAGCGCCCGGCAGCGAGGCCGCCTGCGTGATGCGCTGACCCTGTTTGACGAATGTGGCATCATCATCCGCTACCGTGACCCGATCCTGGCCCGGGCGCTGCAACAACATCAATGGCATGAAGTGTGGTGGCAGCAACGCCAACAGGCGTCCACCCAGCTGGACTACACCCTGTTCGGTCACGCCGAATACGAGAAAGGGCTGGCCCCGTTCCGGGGCTGGACGGCCAAGGCACTCTACCTGCCAGACAGTCCGCTTCCGCTGGATCAGCAGCTTGCCGCAGCCTTGCGCGACGGCGCACTAAGCTCCCCGCGTGATCTGAAACCCTTGCCGGTCCTCGGGGTGCCGGGCTGGCACGCAGGGCAAGATGAGGCTTTTTACCAAGACCAAGACTACTTCCGGCCACTGCGCCAGCCACATCCTGCACCCGATGCTCGTCTTGGTCTGAAAACGAAACAGGCGGCCACAGCCGCCTGA
- a CDS encoding c-type cytochrome, producing MKHTRLVALLLATVLATAASAEASKADPAKGQKIASTVCAACHAADGNSTVPANPRLAGQPADYLVKQLQAFKAPVDPKKPESYRDNATMRGMVANLSEEDMRNVAAYFESQKAKFGVTDTKLRAQGEKIYRGGIASKGVPACMACHGPTGAGMPSQFPRLGGQHPAYVEAQMKAFRDGKRANDPAKMMRSVAAKLSDDDIKAVAAFVAGLH from the coding sequence ATGAAACACACTCGTCTCGTGGCGCTTCTGTTGGCCACTGTGCTGGCTACCGCCGCCAGCGCCGAAGCCAGCAAGGCAGATCCGGCCAAAGGCCAGAAGATCGCCAGCACCGTCTGTGCCGCCTGTCATGCGGCAGACGGCAACAGCACCGTGCCGGCCAACCCGCGTCTGGCCGGGCAACCTGCTGATTATCTGGTCAAGCAGCTGCAAGCCTTCAAGGCACCGGTAGACCCGAAGAAGCCGGAAAGCTACCGCGACAATGCCACCATGCGTGGCATGGTGGCCAACCTGTCCGAAGAAGACATGCGCAATGTGGCCGCCTACTTCGAGTCACAGAAAGCCAAGTTTGGTGTGACCGATACCAAGCTGCGCGCGCAGGGCGAGAAAATTTACCGGGGTGGCATCGCCAGCAAGGGCGTACCGGCCTGTATGGCCTGTCATGGCCCGACCGGTGCCGGCATGCCGTCGCAGTTCCCGCGTCTGGGTGGTCAGCACCCGGCCTATGTGGAAGCGCAAATGAAGGCCTTCCGTGACGGCAAACGCGCCAACGACCCGGCCAAGATGATGCGCAGCGTGGCTGCCAAGCTGTCGGACGATGACATCAAGGCAGTAGCCGCCTTCGTGGCAGGCCTGCACTAA